Proteins encoded together in one Dehalococcoidia bacterium window:
- the dnaE gene encoding DNA polymerase III subunit alpha, translating to MFTHLHLHTEYSLLDGLTRIPQLMERVREIGQEAVALTDHGALYGAIDFYKEARANGIKPIIGVEAYVAPGSRLTRENGDKQPFHLTMLARNKTGYRNLLKLVTSSHLEGYYYRPRMDRELFQKYSEGITVLSGCPSGEIHRLILEGRIDDAKETARWYREVFDGHYYFEVQEHDLPEFRQAQRVLVDLSRDLGIPLVATNDSHYLDREDHDMQDILLCIQTNSTVHEEKRMKMSDPSYYVMSEAEMRAAFRQFAHGNEACDNTWRIAEQCDLELEFGRLHLPEPDLPPGVTAHEHLVDLCWQGLRRRIPDAGPEAEERLRYELDVIEHTGFTNYIHIVREIGGFARSRGIRVGVRGSAAASLVLYCLGVTDFNPLRANLVFERFLNKERPEPPDVDFDLPDDRREEVLQFVAQRYGHDRVAQIITFGTMGAKASIRDVGRALGMGYAEVDRVARLVPNALHMTIERALREAPELRAAYEQDPQVRQLLDSARRLEGVARNASTHAAGVVISAEPLVEHLPLARPARGDATAMPTTQFTMENVAAIGLIKMDLLGLANLTILDRAVEMIRQRHGVEVDLESLPDGDEKTFAMLSAGETFGVFQLESAGMRRAVLELRPTRLGDLAALVALYRPGPMQHIGTFCRAKHGLEQVTYPHPDLAEILDETYGVIVFQDQVLKIAQKFAGYSLGAADIMRKAMGKKIAALMQAEHERFIQGAIAKGYSQEDAQKVYDLIEPFAGYAFNSAHSWAYGNIAYQTAWLKAHYPEEYLCAVLMQAGSHPSGALERIAQAYSECVRLGIPVLPPDVNASGVNFTLEETAEGKTGIRFGLATIKNVGVGAAQSIVESRGSEGFTSIDDFCRKLNTTNVNKRALESLIKAGALDSIAGRPDARGSLLLSLDRIMNIAQSSQRLRETGQATMFDLFGSEVATPLAGIDLQSAPVPKQEVLAWEKELIGVWLSEHPYKAAASVLAQHVSALCSEITPEMLEDMPAQGREVVVAGIVGSQRRLATRDGRPFIAAEIEDLSGTLEVTVWPDVYERTADLWKHGNILLLQLRVRERGDRLTAGVVDVVPYSEGFVPPDWASESRPDLLRIADRSANGYAAGNPNGNGHGSDLVRSAVLEAAAPPVPEVITDEDGQLLETNDGSLMAPPEDLDMPPGAIQAPADEGPRDAADAAAEAPVDGWGDGPPSSAGAQHAAPGEVWGGSGASGTRVPAPAAGRGAPGVSGVG from the coding sequence ATGTTCACCCACCTTCACCTCCACACGGAGTACTCCCTCCTCGACGGCCTCACCCGTATACCCCAGCTCATGGAGCGCGTCCGCGAGATCGGCCAGGAGGCAGTCGCGCTTACCGATCACGGCGCGCTTTACGGCGCCATCGACTTCTATAAGGAGGCCAGGGCCAACGGCATCAAGCCGATCATCGGCGTCGAGGCCTACGTCGCGCCCGGCTCCCGCCTCACCCGCGAGAACGGCGACAAACAGCCCTTCCACCTGACCATGCTCGCCCGTAACAAGACGGGCTACCGCAACCTCCTCAAGCTCGTGACGAGCAGTCACCTGGAGGGCTACTACTACCGCCCGCGCATGGACCGCGAGCTCTTCCAGAAGTACAGCGAGGGCATCACGGTGCTCTCCGGCTGCCCCTCCGGCGAAATCCATCGCCTCATCCTCGAGGGCCGCATCGACGACGCGAAGGAGACCGCGCGCTGGTACCGCGAGGTCTTCGACGGCCACTACTACTTCGAGGTCCAGGAACACGACCTGCCCGAGTTCCGCCAGGCCCAACGCGTGCTGGTTGACCTCTCGCGGGACCTGGGTATCCCCCTGGTCGCCACCAACGACTCGCATTACCTCGACCGCGAAGACCACGACATGCAGGACATCCTCCTCTGCATCCAGACCAACTCCACGGTGCACGAAGAGAAGCGGATGAAGATGTCCGACCCTTCCTATTACGTGATGTCCGAAGCGGAGATGCGCGCCGCCTTCCGCCAGTTCGCCCACGGCAACGAGGCCTGCGACAACACCTGGCGCATCGCCGAGCAATGCGACCTCGAGCTGGAGTTCGGCCGCCTGCACCTGCCCGAGCCCGACCTGCCGCCGGGCGTCACGGCGCACGAACACCTCGTCGACCTCTGCTGGCAGGGCCTGCGCCGCCGCATACCTGACGCCGGCCCCGAGGCCGAGGAGCGCCTGCGCTACGAGCTCGACGTCATCGAGCACACCGGCTTCACCAACTACATCCACATCGTGCGCGAGATCGGCGGCTTCGCCCGCTCGCGCGGCATCCGCGTCGGCGTCCGCGGCAGCGCCGCCGCCAGCCTCGTGCTCTACTGCCTCGGCGTCACGGACTTCAACCCCCTGCGCGCCAACCTCGTCTTCGAACGCTTCCTCAACAAGGAGCGGCCCGAACCGCCCGACGTGGACTTCGACCTCCCCGACGACCGGCGCGAGGAGGTCCTGCAGTTCGTCGCCCAGCGCTACGGCCACGACCGCGTGGCCCAGATCATCACCTTCGGCACCATGGGCGCGAAGGCGTCGATCCGCGACGTCGGCCGCGCCCTCGGCATGGGCTACGCCGAGGTCGACCGCGTCGCGCGTCTGGTCCCGAACGCCCTGCACATGACGATCGAACGCGCGCTGCGCGAGGCGCCTGAGCTGAGGGCAGCCTACGAGCAGGACCCGCAGGTCCGGCAGCTCCTCGACAGCGCCCGCCGCCTGGAAGGCGTCGCCCGTAACGCCAGCACTCACGCCGCCGGCGTCGTCATCAGCGCCGAGCCGCTCGTCGAGCACCTGCCCCTCGCCCGTCCCGCCCGCGGCGACGCCACCGCCATGCCCACGACCCAGTTCACCATGGAGAACGTCGCCGCCATCGGCCTGATCAAGATGGACCTCCTGGGCCTGGCGAACCTCACCATCCTCGACCGCGCCGTCGAGATGATCCGTCAGCGCCACGGCGTCGAGGTCGACCTCGAGTCCCTGCCCGATGGCGACGAGAAGACGTTCGCGATGCTCTCCGCCGGCGAGACCTTCGGCGTATTCCAGCTAGAGTCCGCCGGCATGCGGCGCGCCGTGCTCGAGCTGCGGCCGACGCGCCTCGGCGACCTCGCGGCGCTCGTTGCCCTCTACCGCCCCGGGCCAATGCAGCACATCGGCACCTTCTGCCGCGCCAAGCACGGCCTCGAGCAGGTCACCTACCCGCACCCTGACCTGGCAGAGATCCTGGACGAGACCTACGGCGTCATCGTCTTCCAGGACCAGGTGCTGAAGATCGCCCAGAAGTTCGCCGGCTACTCCCTCGGCGCCGCGGACATCATGCGCAAGGCGATGGGCAAGAAGATTGCCGCCCTCATGCAGGCCGAGCACGAGCGCTTCATCCAGGGGGCCATAGCCAAGGGCTACTCGCAGGAAGACGCCCAGAAGGTCTACGACCTCATCGAGCCCTTCGCCGGCTACGCCTTCAACTCCGCCCACTCCTGGGCCTACGGCAACATCGCCTACCAGACGGCGTGGCTGAAGGCCCACTACCCGGAAGAGTACCTCTGCGCCGTGCTCATGCAGGCCGGCAGCCACCCCTCCGGCGCCCTCGAGCGCATCGCCCAGGCCTACAGCGAGTGCGTGCGCCTCGGCATCCCCGTCCTCCCGCCGGACGTGAACGCGAGCGGCGTCAACTTCACCCTCGAGGAGACTGCGGAGGGTAAGACAGGCATCCGGTTCGGCCTGGCCACGATCAAGAACGTCGGCGTTGGCGCCGCGCAGTCGATCGTCGAGTCCCGCGGCTCCGAGGGCTTCACGTCGATCGACGACTTCTGCCGCAAGCTCAACACCACGAACGTGAACAAGCGCGCGCTGGAGTCGCTGATCAAGGCAGGCGCGCTCGACAGCATTGCCGGCAGGCCTGACGCGCGCGGTTCACTCCTGCTCAGCCTCGACCGCATCATGAACATCGCCCAGAGCTCGCAGCGGCTGCGCGAGACCGGCCAGGCGACGATGTTCGACCTCTTCGGCTCCGAGGTCGCCACGCCGCTGGCCGGCATCGACCTGCAGAGCGCGCCGGTGCCGAAGCAGGAGGTGCTGGCCTGGGAGAAGGAGCTCATCGGCGTCTGGCTCTCGGAGCACCCGTACAAAGCGGCGGCTTCCGTCCTCGCCCAGCACGTATCCGCGCTCTGCAGCGAGATCACGCCGGAGATGCTCGAGGACATGCCCGCGCAGGGCCGCGAGGTCGTCGTCGCGGGCATCGTGGGTTCCCAGCGCCGGCTGGCGACGCGCGACGGCCGGCCCTTCATCGCCGCCGAGATCGAGGACCTCTCCGGCACGCTCGAGGTCACCGTCTGGCCCGACGTCTACGAGCGCACGGCCGACCTCTGGAAGCACGGCAACATCCTGCTGCTGCAGCTGCGCGTGCGGGAGCGCGGCGACCGCCTCACTGCCGGCGTCGTCGATGTCGTCCCCTACTCCGAAGGCTTCGTGCCGCCAGACTGGGCCTCGGAGTCCCGTCCGGACCTCCTTCGCATCGCCGACCGCTCCGCCAACGGCTACGCAGCGGGCAACCCCAACGGCAACGGCCACGGCTCGGACCTCGTCCGCTCAGCCGTCCTCGAAGC